One Thermoanaerobaculum aquaticum genomic region harbors:
- a CDS encoding AtpZ/AtpI family protein → MTAPRDREKKLKAARRLAEASSIGIAFPIALGIGYLWGSWMDRVFGTEPYLTYIFSGFGVVAGFVNAVRVAFRLSREEEDEG, encoded by the coding sequence GTGACGGCGCCCCGCGATCGGGAGAAAAAGCTCAAAGCGGCCAGGCGGTTAGCCGAGGCTTCCAGCATTGGCATTGCCTTTCCCATAGCCCTGGGCATCGGGTACCTCTGGGGTTCGTGGATGGATAGGGTCTTTGGCACCGAGCCCTACCTGACCTACATCTTTTCCGGTTTCGGGGTGGTGGCGGGATTCGTCAACGCCGTGCGGGTGGCCTTCAGGCTTTCCCGCGAGGAGGAGGACGAAGGGTGA
- the atpB gene encoding F0F1 ATP synthase subunit A: MEHEHSILYKPINALLLRLFGEPSPGWQQSLGLGEPVWLPDHVIMALFAVVVIAAVGTWVKRHLSLDHPSSLQQAMEVIVGGLRGLAEDVIGHGTGRAYVPYIAALTFFIFTCNIFGLFFFLQPATADLNTTFALALTTFIFYNAVGIRHNGLLGHLKHFIGPVWWLAPLMLPVEIISHLARILSLSVRLFGNMFGEHAVTGVFTALIPFAIPWPLMGLGILGSTIQTFIFVMLTAVYIAGVTAEEH; the protein is encoded by the coding sequence ATGGAGCACGAGCATTCGATCCTCTACAAGCCAATCAACGCCCTTTTGCTGCGTCTCTTTGGCGAGCCTTCGCCGGGCTGGCAGCAGTCACTTGGGCTTGGCGAACCCGTGTGGCTTCCCGATCACGTGATCATGGCCCTGTTTGCGGTGGTGGTGATTGCAGCCGTAGGCACCTGGGTGAAGCGCCACCTTTCGCTGGATCACCCTTCCTCCCTGCAGCAGGCCATGGAGGTCATTGTGGGCGGGTTGCGGGGCCTGGCGGAGGACGTCATTGGGCACGGCACCGGCCGGGCCTACGTGCCTTACATTGCCGCCCTGACCTTTTTCATCTTTACCTGCAACATCTTCGGCCTTTTCTTCTTCCTGCAGCCGGCCACTGCAGATCTGAACACCACCTTTGCGTTGGCGCTGACCACCTTCATCTTTTACAACGCGGTGGGGATCCGGCACAACGGGCTTTTGGGCCATCTCAAGCACTTCATCGGGCCGGTTTGGTGGCTGGCGCCGCTCATGCTTCCGGTGGAGATCATCTCCCATTTGGCGCGGATCCTTTCGCTCTCCGTTCGTCTTTTCGGGAACATGTTCGGAGAGCACGCGGTAACCGGGGTGTTTACGGCTTTGATCCCCTTTGCCATCCCTTGGCCGCTTATGGGCCTTGGAATTTTGGGTTCGACCATCCAGACCTTCATTTTCGTCATGCTGACCGCGGTGTACATCGCGGGGGTGACGGCGGAGGAACACTAA
- a CDS encoding ATP synthase F0 subunit C produces MRKGLVLGLVLLAMALALPASAAEEAGAVPGKSQWQYISAAFVLGIAAFAGAFGQAKAIAAACTSLGRNPGAAGAIRLALILGLAFIESLVLYALLIAFRVLA; encoded by the coding sequence ATGAGGAAAGGGCTTGTTTTGGGTTTGGTTCTGTTGGCTATGGCGCTGGCTTTGCCGGCAAGCGCTGCCGAGGAAGCTGGGGCGGTCCCGGGTAAGAGCCAGTGGCAGTACATTTCGGCGGCTTTTGTGTTGGGCATCGCGGCTTTTGCTGGGGCCTTTGGGCAAGCCAAGGCCATTGCGGCGGCGTGCACCTCTTTGGGCCGCAACCCCGGTGCCGCCGGCGCCATCCGCTTGGCGTTGATCCTGGGCCTGGCCTTTATCGAGTCGCTGGTGCTTTACGCGTTGCTTATCGCGTTCAGGGTGCTGGCCTAA
- a CDS encoding sigma-70 family RNA polymerase sigma factor encodes MSANLWADFSELPFREQLLKTALRLTRNREDAEDLVQETYLKAFRHWGRFQPGTNLKAWLFKIMKNTFINLYRRQKAVPPQADFAELEETMEGQILSEPEKSPEDELLERSWDQEVLAAIKSLPHSYKVVVLLSDIEGYSYKEIAEILAIPLGTVMSRLYRGRRALEKALLAFGQRHNYLRHAPRRLRSGDLVGKEKAAKTEDKHLQ; translated from the coding sequence GTGAGCGCTAACCTTTGGGCTGATTTCAGCGAGCTCCCGTTCCGGGAGCAACTCCTCAAGACAGCCTTGCGCCTGACCCGTAACCGCGAGGACGCCGAGGATCTGGTGCAGGAGACCTACCTGAAGGCCTTCCGTCACTGGGGGCGCTTTCAGCCCGGCACCAACCTCAAAGCGTGGCTTTTCAAGATCATGAAGAACACCTTCATCAACCTCTACCGGCGCCAAAAGGCGGTTCCTCCACAGGCGGACTTTGCTGAGCTCGAAGAAACCATGGAGGGGCAAATCCTCAGCGAGCCGGAGAAGAGCCCTGAGGACGAGCTGTTGGAGCGCTCCTGGGATCAAGAGGTGTTGGCCGCCATCAAGAGCCTGCCTCACAGCTACAAGGTGGTGGTGTTGCTGTCGGACATCGAGGGTTACAGCTACAAGGAAATCGCTGAGATCCTCGCCATTCCTTTGGGGACCGTGATGTCCCGCCTTTACCGCGGCCGGCGAGCCCTGGAAAAGGCCCTTCTGGCCTTTGGCCAGCGCCACAACTACCTCCGCCACGCCCCCCGGCGCCTGCGCTCCGGCGACCTGGTGGGCAAGGAAAAAGCTGCAAAAACAGAAGATAAGCACCTGCAGTAG
- a CDS encoding TlpA family protein disulfide reductase, whose product MRVLLAFSLLAAEALVTVDGKPFFFENLTENRSVVVLWNSWVPQDPQFVALIREVERRFGAAGFAGAVVIFQEPEVERAAATLGPGPWPRVVDRRGVLLRKLGASRAPVVLVLAPGGEVQTTAGPDPASVRKLMETLARP is encoded by the coding sequence GTGCGCGTCCTCCTCGCCTTTAGCCTGCTGGCCGCCGAGGCCTTGGTCACCGTTGACGGCAAGCCTTTTTTCTTTGAAAACCTGACCGAGAACCGCTCGGTGGTGGTGCTGTGGAACAGCTGGGTGCCGCAGGACCCGCAGTTCGTGGCGCTTATCCGCGAGGTGGAGCGGCGTTTTGGGGCTGCTGGCTTTGCCGGAGCGGTGGTGATCTTCCAGGAGCCGGAAGTGGAACGGGCCGCGGCCACGCTGGGCCCGGGGCCGTGGCCGCGGGTGGTGGACCGCCGCGGGGTTTTGCTGCGCAAGCTGGGGGCCAGCCGGGCGCCGGTGGTGCTGGTCCTCGCTCCAGGTGGGGAAGTGCAAACCACCGCCGGCCCTGACCCGGCCAGCGTCCGCAAGCTCATGGAGACGCTCGCCCGACCATGA
- a CDS encoding M23 family metallopeptidase, whose translation MRWWRLVVLVCPLVMGGCQEESLQATRTPLSVKPLPAVDLPHSTSLHPGETLADMFGRLGLGEAEAALWVRQATTKLDPRRLPAWAPVVCYRLWGVELHELRLTLGWDELVLTKTGPGVVTAEVKKRPVTETVLLKGGAISGSLFGTVSAFGERDELAIALAEVFAWQVDFHRDLQPGDQVKVLFVRQESEGELLGYGPILAATLVNKGKEYRAFRYLHQGKAGYYDELGRPLKRQFLRSPLPYSRVTSGFSLSRRHPILGRRLPHFGVDYAAPEGTPVRATADGVVRFVGWKGGGGKTVEIRHAGGFTTAYLHLSRFASGLTVGRRVSQGEVIGYVGSTGLATGPHLDYRVTQNGRYLNPARIGSDPAPPLAGKALEAFNAAKMKLEAALACPAPAVLEKGQLEVAFAGLSSR comes from the coding sequence ATGAGGTGGTGGCGGCTGGTGGTGCTCGTCTGCCCGCTGGTGATGGGGGGCTGCCAGGAAGAGTCGCTGCAAGCCACCAGAACTCCCCTGTCGGTCAAGCCTCTGCCGGCGGTGGACCTGCCCCACAGCACCAGCCTCCACCCGGGGGAAACCCTGGCGGACATGTTTGGGCGGCTAGGTCTTGGGGAAGCGGAGGCCGCGCTGTGGGTTCGCCAGGCTACTACCAAGCTGGACCCCCGTCGGCTGCCCGCTTGGGCACCGGTGGTCTGCTACCGCCTCTGGGGTGTGGAACTTCACGAGCTTCGCCTTACGCTGGGCTGGGACGAGCTGGTGTTGACCAAAACCGGGCCGGGAGTTGTCACCGCCGAGGTGAAGAAGCGTCCGGTCACGGAAACCGTGCTCCTGAAAGGCGGTGCCATTTCCGGCTCGCTCTTTGGCACGGTGTCGGCCTTTGGCGAGCGAGACGAGCTGGCCATCGCTCTGGCCGAGGTCTTTGCCTGGCAGGTGGATTTCCACCGCGATTTGCAACCCGGGGACCAGGTGAAGGTGCTTTTTGTTCGCCAGGAAAGCGAGGGCGAGCTTTTGGGGTACGGACCCATTTTGGCCGCCACGCTGGTGAACAAGGGCAAGGAGTACCGGGCCTTTAGGTACCTCCACCAGGGCAAGGCGGGGTACTACGACGAGCTGGGCCGGCCCTTAAAACGCCAGTTCTTGCGCTCCCCGCTTCCCTATTCCCGCGTCACCTCGGGCTTTTCCCTTTCCCGGCGCCACCCCATTTTGGGCCGCAGGCTGCCGCACTTTGGGGTGGATTACGCGGCTCCGGAAGGCACGCCGGTGCGCGCCACTGCCGATGGGGTGGTGCGCTTTGTGGGGTGGAAAGGGGGTGGCGGAAAAACCGTGGAAATACGCCATGCCGGAGGGTTTACCACCGCTTACCTGCACCTTTCCCGCTTTGCTTCCGGGCTTACGGTGGGGCGGCGGGTGAGTCAAGGGGAGGTCATCGGCTACGTGGGGTCCACGGGGCTGGCCACCGGTCCCCATTTGGATTACCGGGTCACGCAAAACGGGCGGTACCTCAACCCCGCGCGCATCGGCAGCGACCCCGCACCGCCTCTTGCGGGAAAAGCCCTGGAAGCCTTCAATGCCGCAAAGATGAAGCTGGAGGCGGCGTTGGCTTGCCCCGCCCCGGCGGTGCTGGAAAAGGGTCAACTGGAGGTTGCCTTTGCCGGGCTTTCCAGCCGTTGA
- a CDS encoding GHMP family kinase ATP-binding protein, which produces MPGFPAVEVFAPARADLAGGTLDLWPLWCFHPQSLTLNVSLSAGVRLVLEPCADAWVVHEVGGVQQELSPADAEHDLTAAVVGHFLPQGGVRVRVLQQLPVGSGLGGSSVYAVALARACLGACGQKLPRRQLVATLKDLEARVLQAPTGVQDYYPALLPGVLAIHLRPGGEVIERLPVGRRWLAAHLLVVFTGITHHSGLVNWQVYRARVDGDRRVAALLSTIAEAARECREALVQREARAVGAAIAKEWEARRQLAPEVAPPELSAVLAAGLSAGAWAGKACGAGGGGSVLFWTPAEKLAAVTQAALAHCPEGFVVPLSPQ; this is translated from the coding sequence TTGCCGGGCTTTCCAGCCGTTGAAGTTTTTGCCCCGGCTCGCGCGGATTTGGCCGGGGGCACGCTGGATCTCTGGCCGCTGTGGTGTTTCCACCCGCAAAGCCTCACGCTCAACGTAAGCCTTTCGGCCGGGGTGCGCTTGGTTTTGGAGCCTTGCGCCGATGCCTGGGTGGTTCACGAGGTGGGCGGGGTCCAGCAGGAGCTTTCCCCCGCCGATGCGGAGCACGACCTCACGGCGGCGGTGGTGGGGCATTTTTTGCCGCAAGGAGGGGTGCGGGTGCGGGTTTTGCAGCAGCTGCCGGTGGGTTCGGGGCTGGGCGGCTCTTCCGTGTACGCGGTGGCGTTAGCCCGGGCTTGCCTGGGCGCTTGTGGGCAGAAGCTGCCTCGGCGGCAGCTGGTGGCGACCCTCAAGGACCTGGAAGCCCGGGTCCTGCAGGCCCCCACGGGGGTTCAGGACTACTACCCCGCATTGCTTCCTGGGGTTTTGGCCATTCATCTGCGCCCTGGAGGGGAGGTCATTGAGCGGCTGCCGGTGGGCCGGAGGTGGTTGGCGGCGCACCTTTTGGTGGTTTTCACCGGCATTACCCATCACTCTGGGCTGGTGAACTGGCAGGTGTACCGGGCCCGGGTGGATGGGGACCGCAGGGTGGCGGCGTTGCTCAGCACCATTGCCGAGGCTGCCCGGGAGTGCCGGGAAGCCCTGGTCCAGCGCGAAGCTCGAGCCGTGGGCGCAGCCATTGCCAAGGAGTGGGAAGCCCGCCGGCAGCTGGCCCCGGAGGTGGCCCCTCCGGAGCTTTCGGCGGTGCTGGCGGCGGGGCTTTCGGCGGGAGCGTGGGCCGGCAAGGCCTGCGGCGCGGGCGGCGGGGGGAGCGTGTTGTTCTGGACCCCGGCCGAAAAGCTCGCGGCGGTTACGCAAGCCGCGTTGGCCCACTGTCCAGAAGGCTTCGTGGTTCCCCTTTCGCCCCAGTAA
- the hutU gene encoding urocanate hydratase, with translation MAGPRTVRAPRGSELTCKGWGQEAALRMLMNNLDPEVAERPQDLVVYGGSGKAARNWECFEALVESLKELENDETLLVQSGKPVGIFRTHEDAPRVLIANANLVPRWATAEEFRRLEALGLTMYGQMTAGSWIYIGTQGILQGTYETFAAAARKHFGGSLKGKLVVTAGLGGMGGAQPLAATMNEGTFLAAEVDEARIDKRLATGYLDEKFHDLDAAIDRALELKAKGEARSVGVVANAADLLRRLLERNVVPDVLTDQTSAHDELNGYVPNRMSYQEALQLRTSDPQRYIREAYRTMAEHMRAMLELQRRGAVTFDYGNNLRGQALKAGVENAFEVSGFVPLYIRPLFCEGKGPFRWVALSGDPQDIYRTDRAILETFPENQSLCRWIRMAQEKVHFQGLPARICWLGYGERARFGEVLNQLVARGEVQAPIVIGRDHLDAGSVASPNRETEGMRDGSDAIADWPILNALLNTAAGATWVSFHHGGGVGIGYSLHAGMVVVADGTEAASRRLSRVLTTDPGTGVMRHVDAGYPEAIACAKRHGIRIPMLGS, from the coding sequence ATGGCAGGACCGCGTACAGTGCGCGCACCGCGAGGCAGCGAGCTCACCTGCAAGGGCTGGGGGCAGGAGGCTGCCCTGCGCATGCTCATGAACAACCTGGATCCGGAGGTGGCGGAAAGGCCCCAGGACCTGGTGGTGTACGGGGGTTCAGGGAAGGCTGCCCGCAACTGGGAGTGCTTTGAGGCTTTGGTGGAAAGCCTCAAAGAGCTGGAAAACGACGAAACGCTTCTGGTCCAGTCGGGAAAACCGGTGGGGATCTTCCGCACCCATGAGGATGCCCCCCGGGTGCTCATCGCCAACGCCAACCTGGTCCCCCGCTGGGCTACCGCTGAGGAGTTCCGGAGGCTGGAAGCCCTTGGTCTCACCATGTACGGGCAAATGACCGCGGGTTCCTGGATTTACATCGGCACCCAGGGCATTTTGCAGGGAACTTACGAGACCTTTGCGGCAGCGGCCCGCAAACACTTCGGTGGCAGCCTCAAGGGCAAGCTGGTGGTCACTGCCGGGCTTGGCGGTATGGGCGGAGCCCAACCGCTGGCGGCCACCATGAACGAGGGCACGTTCCTGGCCGCCGAGGTGGACGAGGCCCGCATTGACAAGCGCCTGGCCACCGGCTATCTGGACGAGAAGTTTCACGATTTGGATGCCGCCATTGACCGTGCCTTGGAGCTCAAGGCCAAAGGGGAGGCTCGCTCGGTGGGGGTGGTGGCCAACGCCGCCGATCTTTTGCGGAGGCTTTTGGAGAGGAACGTGGTGCCCGATGTTCTCACCGACCAAACCTCGGCCCACGATGAGCTCAACGGCTACGTCCCCAACCGCATGAGCTATCAGGAGGCGTTGCAGTTGCGCACTTCCGATCCCCAGCGCTACATCCGGGAGGCCTACCGCACCATGGCCGAGCACATGCGGGCCATGCTAGAGCTGCAAAGGCGCGGGGCGGTGACCTTCGATTACGGCAACAACCTGCGGGGGCAAGCGCTGAAGGCCGGCGTGGAAAACGCCTTTGAGGTTTCCGGCTTCGTGCCGCTTTACATCCGCCCGCTGTTTTGCGAAGGGAAGGGGCCGTTCCGGTGGGTGGCGCTGTCCGGGGATCCCCAGGACATCTACCGCACCGACCGCGCCATTTTGGAAACGTTCCCGGAAAACCAGTCCCTGTGCCGGTGGATCCGCATGGCCCAGGAGAAGGTGCACTTCCAGGGCCTGCCGGCGCGCATTTGCTGGCTGGGTTATGGGGAGCGGGCCCGCTTTGGTGAGGTTCTCAACCAGCTGGTGGCCCGGGGCGAAGTGCAAGCTCCCATCGTCATTGGTCGCGATCACCTGGACGCTGGCTCGGTGGCTTCCCCCAACCGGGAAACCGAAGGCATGCGGGATGGCTCCGATGCCATTGCCGATTGGCCGATCCTCAACGCGCTTTTGAACACCGCCGCCGGCGCCACCTGGGTGTCTTTCCACCACGGGGGCGGGGTGGGGATCGGCTACTCCTTGCACGCCGGCATGGTGGTGGTGGCCGATGGGACGGAAGCCGCTTCCCGAAGGCTTTCCCGGGTGCTCACCACCGATCCCGGGACCGGGGTGATGCGCCACGTGGATGCCGGCTATCCGGAGGCCATAGCCTGCGCCAAGAGGCACGGCATTCGCATCCCCATGCTGGGGTCGTGA
- a CDS encoding sensor histidine kinase, with the protein MTGRVLAAGLLAALAAGPWPELPLVSFIPRLLLFAFALWSLWRRRALAAVVSAVVLVAWGVDLASRRVPSPKALEQRFWHQVERLSGELALLAQEPRLGQLLAGTGAEAEPEKPFAILGERWERLPPGVGGVVLVDGRGEPVAWVGERPRLPLEWRPVGDRAVVPEAWVGEVVLFCREPVYESGRVVGSLVANVSLPQSGSRSALGVSAGWGHMVVPELVEALEARPTLRLQVRPGVRRGLAASGAALVLVPLAYAAFGFFRWGLLLAAAAAVAVGWLPVGLAPAVMVMAAALLFLAFPKQKQKLASVTGALLAGLVVWALPPLLAEFGEPVLAFSLFPPPLVLLANLLALVALVLLLPAPGRPLHLFWLTWPILAWGMATASGAWLAFGVVLLALTAPAKGRAAFASLGVAAALAGGGDGATRNAILARTESTLARWGEVRSVARALVGSLPEGRLSELAAAAPGMRLVLLGELAAFAKVEEVLPGTALVLEDPEGKPVATWGEAGMLGEAGDQELASRKLAAGFRLRLLAPPPPHDVLAALAASGVGVPVAAFDRGGSPMSRGAPFRPLPPAVVGEALARERWWGSAIVGNRSVPTYLRAYGDWVLAVPWMRPALPDFFLLVVALGLWAFAPLFLWQVRGRLALWWRERASFAGRLRALAFTSAFLPLFLLANVLPGQWIREREQVRLEVARALGTAMAEGPRGELLGTLVRDLGVTVAVYRPSLLAVTSRPDAALTGGVPMLPPPEAYIRTVRRWREPVVQVNGTVSVFLPVRRESQNLVVAVLGLTEVVGSRFSPGEWFFATGLAVAFLALWAAETLARGLAAPMERLVEAARRLGRGEQATLAPQEFRNDEFGTLAQAFTAMAAEVQARQEELQRQRDLLERVLENLSAAVLVVEGDAVVLANAAAKKLGAEAGLPRLVASFGPTLSETLSRAQAGTPASARLFPRGQADAVWNLTAVPLSGESRRVCLVLEDLSEVARAERLASLTELARIVAHEVKNPLTPIRLWVEELQAALAKGPEDVVEVARLAVEEILQQVARLKEVSQGFSNLVALEQWEAVPVDLSHLAAEVVEEYRVLARRGVQVVFRPAEEPLSVVADPSWLQRALRHLLDNSAKALAGGPGEITVALAREGGWAVVSVRDTAGGVAEEHLPRLFEPHFSTTSEGSGLGLAVVWRVCQKAGGRAEARNLPPGLEVRMLLPLAS; encoded by the coding sequence GTGACCGGGCGGGTGCTGGCCGCGGGGCTGCTGGCCGCGCTTGCCGCCGGGCCTTGGCCTGAGCTCCCCCTCGTGTCCTTCATCCCCCGTCTGTTGCTTTTTGCTTTTGCCCTTTGGAGCCTGTGGCGGCGAAGGGCTTTGGCCGCCGTGGTGTCGGCCGTGGTCCTTGTGGCTTGGGGGGTGGATTTGGCCTCCCGTCGGGTTCCCTCGCCGAAGGCACTGGAACAGCGCTTTTGGCACCAGGTGGAGCGGCTTTCGGGGGAGCTAGCGCTTTTGGCGCAGGAACCCCGCCTGGGCCAGCTCTTGGCCGGGACCGGCGCCGAAGCCGAGCCGGAAAAGCCCTTTGCCATCCTGGGAGAACGCTGGGAACGCCTGCCGCCAGGGGTGGGTGGGGTGGTGCTGGTGGACGGACGGGGTGAACCGGTGGCTTGGGTTGGGGAGCGCCCCCGGCTGCCGCTGGAGTGGCGCCCGGTGGGGGACCGGGCGGTGGTCCCGGAAGCCTGGGTGGGGGAGGTGGTGCTCTTTTGCCGCGAGCCGGTGTACGAGTCGGGGAGGGTGGTGGGAAGCCTGGTGGCCAACGTGTCCCTGCCCCAAAGCGGCAGCCGCTCGGCTTTAGGGGTGAGCGCGGGCTGGGGTCACATGGTGGTGCCGGAGCTGGTGGAGGCTTTGGAAGCAAGACCCACCTTGCGGTTGCAGGTGCGGCCGGGGGTGCGACGGGGTCTTGCCGCTTCCGGTGCGGCCCTGGTGCTGGTGCCGCTGGCCTACGCCGCCTTTGGCTTTTTCCGCTGGGGCTTGCTGCTGGCGGCGGCGGCAGCGGTAGCGGTGGGCTGGCTGCCGGTGGGCTTGGCGCCGGCGGTGATGGTGATGGCGGCGGCTTTGCTGTTTTTGGCTTTTCCCAAGCAAAAGCAAAAGCTCGCCAGCGTCACCGGTGCTCTCCTGGCCGGCCTGGTGGTGTGGGCCCTTCCGCCGCTGTTGGCGGAGTTTGGGGAGCCGGTTTTGGCGTTTTCGTTGTTCCCCCCGCCTTTGGTCTTGCTGGCCAACCTCTTGGCGCTGGTGGCGCTGGTCTTGCTGTTGCCGGCTCCCGGGCGGCCTTTGCACCTCTTTTGGCTCACCTGGCCGATCCTCGCCTGGGGCATGGCTACCGCTTCCGGGGCCTGGCTGGCTTTTGGTGTGGTGCTCCTGGCGCTCACGGCGCCGGCCAAGGGGCGGGCGGCTTTTGCCAGCCTGGGGGTGGCGGCGGCTCTGGCGGGTGGCGGGGACGGGGCCACCCGCAACGCCATCCTGGCCCGCACCGAAAGCACCCTGGCGCGGTGGGGGGAGGTGCGCTCGGTGGCCCGGGCGCTGGTGGGCTCGTTACCCGAGGGGAGGCTTTCGGAGCTGGCCGCGGCGGCCCCGGGCATGCGGCTGGTGCTTTTGGGGGAGCTGGCGGCGTTTGCCAAGGTGGAGGAGGTGCTTCCCGGGACCGCCTTGGTGCTGGAGGACCCCGAGGGCAAGCCGGTGGCCACCTGGGGGGAAGCCGGCATGCTGGGGGAAGCGGGGGACCAGGAGCTGGCCTCCCGCAAGCTGGCCGCCGGTTTCCGCTTGCGGCTTCTGGCCCCGCCACCACCCCACGACGTGCTGGCGGCGCTGGCGGCCTCGGGGGTGGGCGTGCCGGTGGCAGCCTTCGATCGGGGTGGTTCCCCCATGTCCCGGGGTGCCCCGTTTCGACCGCTGCCCCCGGCGGTGGTGGGCGAAGCCCTGGCCCGGGAGCGGTGGTGGGGCTCGGCCATCGTGGGCAACCGCTCGGTGCCCACCTATCTCCGGGCTTACGGCGACTGGGTTTTGGCGGTGCCGTGGATGCGTCCCGCCCTTCCCGATTTCTTCCTGCTGGTGGTGGCCCTGGGCCTCTGGGCCTTTGCCCCGCTGTTTCTGTGGCAGGTGCGGGGTCGGCTGGCGCTGTGGTGGCGGGAGCGGGCCAGCTTTGCCGGACGGCTGCGGGCTTTGGCCTTTACCAGCGCCTTTTTGCCGCTATTCCTTTTGGCCAACGTGCTGCCGGGGCAGTGGATCCGCGAGCGCGAGCAGGTGCGGCTGGAGGTGGCCAGGGCCCTGGGCACGGCCATGGCCGAAGGGCCCCGGGGCGAGCTTTTGGGGACCTTGGTCCGGGATTTGGGTGTCACCGTGGCGGTGTACCGCCCCAGCCTGCTTGCGGTCACCAGCCGCCCCGACGCCGCCCTCACCGGCGGTGTTCCCATGCTCCCTCCACCGGAGGCGTACATCCGCACCGTGCGGCGCTGGCGGGAGCCGGTGGTGCAGGTGAACGGCACGGTTTCGGTTTTTCTGCCGGTGCGCCGGGAAAGCCAAAACCTGGTGGTCGCGGTGCTGGGTTTGACCGAGGTGGTGGGCAGCCGCTTTTCCCCCGGGGAGTGGTTTTTTGCCACCGGCTTGGCGGTGGCCTTTCTGGCCCTGTGGGCGGCGGAAACCTTGGCCCGCGGGCTGGCCGCCCCCATGGAGCGCCTGGTGGAAGCGGCGCGAAGGCTGGGGCGAGGTGAACAGGCAACGCTTGCTCCTCAAGAGTTCCGCAACGACGAATTTGGCACGTTAGCGCAAGCCTTCACCGCCATGGCTGCGGAGGTTCAGGCTCGCCAAGAGGAACTGCAGCGCCAGCGGGACCTTTTGGAAAGGGTCCTGGAAAACCTCTCCGCCGCCGTGCTGGTGGTGGAGGGGGATGCGGTGGTGCTGGCCAACGCTGCCGCCAAAAAGCTGGGCGCGGAAGCGGGTTTGCCGCGTTTGGTGGCCTCCTTCGGCCCCACGCTTTCCGAGACCCTTTCCCGCGCCCAGGCCGGCACACCGGCTTCGGCCAGGTTGTTCCCGCGGGGACAAGCCGATGCGGTGTGGAACCTTACGGCGGTGCCTCTTTCCGGCGAAAGCCGCAGGGTTTGCCTGGTGCTGGAGGACCTTTCGGAGGTGGCGCGGGCGGAGCGGCTGGCTTCCCTCACCGAGCTTGCCCGCATTGTGGCTCACGAGGTGAAAAACCCACTCACGCCCATCCGCTTGTGGGTGGAGGAGCTGCAGGCGGCCCTGGCCAAAGGCCCGGAGGATGTGGTGGAAGTGGCGCGGCTGGCGGTGGAGGAAATCCTGCAGCAGGTGGCGCGGCTGAAGGAGGTTTCCCAGGGCTTTTCCAACTTGGTGGCGCTGGAGCAGTGGGAGGCGGTGCCGGTGGATCTTTCCCACTTGGCTGCCGAAGTGGTGGAGGAGTACCGGGTTTTGGCCCGCCGGGGCGTGCAGGTGGTTTTCCGGCCGGCGGAAGAGCCGCTTTCGGTGGTGGCGGACCCCTCCTGGCTGCAGCGGGCTTTGCGGCACCTCCTGGACAACTCGGCCAAAGCCTTGGCCGGTGGGCCCGGTGAAATCACGGTGGCGCTGGCCAGGGAGGGGGGCTGGGCGGTGGTGTCGGTGCGGGATACCGCCGGTGGGGTTGCCGAGGAACACCTGCCCAGGCTTTTCGAGCCGCACTTTTCCACCACCAGCGAAGGTTCGGGGCTGGGCTTGGCGGTGGTTTGGCGGGTGTGCCAAAAGGCGGGAGGCCGGGCCGAAGCCCGCAACCTCCCGCCGGGTCTTGAAGTGCGGATGCTTTTGCCTTTGGCCTCTTAA